One bacterium DNA segment encodes these proteins:
- a CDS encoding ZIP family metal transporter, translating into MFVLDGYRHLLYTGDASDRSHYKYQASLPEWCVTGDSLEVWTYTLVSVAVVSLISLVGVFTMSLSRDRLQRITLYLVAFAVGGLFGNAFIHLLPEAFHHSESSITTSLLIVVGIMIFFVLEKFLRWRHCHVTSHQHTHPMATLNIVSDALHNLIDGVLIGSTFLVSIPLGLTTSVAIVLHEIPQEIGDFGILIHSGMTVRRALIFNFLSASVAMVGAIAVLSLGPSIGHLTEAMIPVTAGGFLYIAGSDLIPELQHDVKLSNSVGQFICIILGVAAMALLVGLSSHSH; encoded by the coding sequence ATGTTTGTGCTTGACGGCTACCGACATCTGCTGTACACTGGCGATGCCTCCGACAGATCACATTATAAGTATCAAGCAAGTTTGCCGGAATGGTGTGTAACAGGAGATTCATTGGAAGTCTGGACATATACCTTAGTCAGCGTCGCAGTGGTGAGTTTGATTTCGCTGGTTGGCGTCTTTACGATGTCGCTATCACGCGATCGACTCCAACGAATCACGCTCTATCTTGTAGCATTTGCGGTCGGCGGATTATTCGGCAATGCGTTTATTCATCTGCTTCCCGAGGCCTTCCATCACAGCGAGTCATCGATAACCACGTCGCTGCTGATAGTTGTCGGGATCATGATCTTCTTCGTTTTGGAGAAGTTTCTTCGCTGGCGGCATTGCCACGTGACTTCGCATCAGCATACACATCCAATGGCTACGCTGAATATTGTCAGCGATGCCCTGCACAATCTAATCGACGGCGTGCTGATCGGCTCGACATTCCTGGTGAGTATACCGCTGGGGCTGACCACATCAGTAGCAATAGTACTCCATGAGATTCCTCAGGAAATTGGTGACTTCGGCATTCTAATTCACAGCGGCATGACGGTTAGGCGCGCTTTGATCTTTAACTTCCTGTCAGCTTCTGTTGCCATGGTCGGGGCAATAGCCGTGCTGTCTCTTGGACCGAGTATCGGGCATCTTACTGAAGCGATGATTCCGGTTACTGCCGGTGGATTTCTTTACATTGCCGGTTCCGACTTGATTCCAGAGCTTCAGCACGACGTTAAGCTCTCCAATTCGGTTGGTCAGTTTATCTGCATTATACTTGGGGTCGCAGCAATGGCGCTGTTGGTCGGACTGAGCTCTCACTCTCATTGA
- a CDS encoding LptF/LptG family permease — protein MSILARYLLRRFFLTFFVAIACFILIFDLVNLVENIGKYVESGAKASDIALYYLYFTPFIVVLTCPIATLLAAIFSIGLLAKTNELTAMKAAGISIYRIAVVLMTAGFVIAGGLWVFGELVLPEANHQKNIIKTERIERRKSESAGVYRNQLFQGLDGRIFQFGNYVSKSATGEDVLIQTFAGRSLKQIITAQKLEWRDSVWVGTGVAVKEIGDLDSASQPIMSITHDSMTFIGFREEPGFFEDWFTRQDAYSMDYFKLQRFIAVSRALGKDVTPQTVDLYNKTSFPLINVIIILIGVALASNPRRAGIGISFGLSMGISFVFFTMVKVAIEMGHNGIISPLVAAWGTNAVFFVLGLFLLLRVPK, from the coding sequence TTGAGCATACTCGCCCGATATCTGCTCAGGCGCTTCTTCCTGACATTCTTTGTCGCTATAGCCTGCTTTATTCTGATCTTCGACCTCGTCAATCTAGTTGAGAATATCGGCAAGTATGTTGAGTCCGGCGCGAAGGCGTCGGATATTGCGCTTTATTATCTGTATTTCACCCCATTCATTGTAGTTCTGACCTGCCCGATAGCGACGCTTCTGGCGGCGATTTTCTCAATAGGTTTGTTGGCAAAGACAAATGAACTGACTGCCATGAAAGCGGCCGGCATTTCAATCTATCGTATTGCCGTTGTTCTTATGACGGCCGGTTTCGTGATTGCCGGCGGGCTGTGGGTATTTGGCGAGCTGGTTCTTCCGGAGGCCAATCATCAAAAGAACATCATCAAGACTGAACGCATTGAACGACGCAAAAGCGAAAGCGCCGGAGTTTATCGCAATCAGTTGTTCCAGGGTCTCGACGGACGTATTTTTCAGTTTGGCAATTACGTGTCCAAATCGGCCACCGGCGAGGATGTGCTGATTCAGACTTTTGCCGGTCGATCACTGAAGCAGATCATCACAGCGCAAAAGCTCGAATGGCGTGATTCTGTTTGGGTTGGCACAGGTGTGGCAGTCAAGGAGATAGGCGATCTTGATTCGGCAAGCCAACCGATTATGTCGATTACTCACGATTCGATGACATTCATCGGATTTCGCGAAGAGCCGGGTTTCTTTGAGGATTGGTTCACCCGGCAGGATGCTTACTCGATGGATTACTTCAAACTGCAGCGGTTTATCGCTGTTAGTCGTGCACTCGGTAAAGATGTCACACCGCAAACGGTGGACCTCTATAATAAGACTTCGTTCCCACTGATCAATGTGATCATCATTCTTATAGGTGTGGCATTGGCGTCAAATCCGCGCCGTGCGGGCATTGGTATCAGTTTCGGATTGTCGATGGGAATCTCGTTCGTGTTTTTCACTATGGTAAAAGTCGCTATTGAGATGGGACACAACGGGATTATCTCGCCATTGGTTGCTGCCTGGGGCACTAATGCTGTGTTCTTTGTGCTGGGACTTTTCCTACTCCTTCGAGTTCCCAAGTAA
- a CDS encoding LptF/LptG family permease, producing MWILTRYILREHLGPFLFAFFIITFVLIIDFIPRMLELIIGKDLSTWTVVKFLVLNLAWMLALAVPMAVLVGTLMAFGRMTGDKEILAIKSLGIDIFRLMIPVVVAASLIGGGLIWFNNDVLPEANHMASNLRSDIGRLRPALQIQPGVFVDDIPGYIVLVEDIDHKTSRIKGAVIYDRTNQNLNRTITADSGTVEFSPRDEMITFHLMSGQVHEQDRDNARDYRISAFRSQTFKVGNLDTRLKETQQDYRGDREMSAPQMLEKVHAWEKEIADYRNAVVLDTDSSLLTVLSAPAKFVEGDNRGAREWLTYAVGQSYNKIVQMTRLFKTRRTQIATNIKLISKYAVEIHKKYSLPAACLAFILIGAPLGVVSRGGGMALSVGISIGLFTVYWAFLIGGEQLADRLVIPAWVAMWTANILMVGVGLILIYWVRSEKSFLAALQTIFWRSKRS from the coding sequence GTGTGGATTCTAACGCGCTACATCCTTAGGGAGCATCTCGGTCCCTTCTTATTCGCCTTCTTCATTATTACATTTGTCCTGATTATCGATTTCATCCCGCGCATGCTGGAACTGATTATCGGCAAGGATTTGTCAACTTGGACCGTTGTCAAGTTTCTCGTATTGAATCTCGCTTGGATGTTGGCATTGGCAGTTCCGATGGCTGTATTGGTAGGAACATTGATGGCCTTTGGCCGGATGACTGGCGACAAAGAAATACTCGCTATCAAATCGCTGGGAATAGACATTTTCCGGCTGATGATCCCGGTCGTAGTTGCGGCTTCATTGATTGGCGGCGGATTGATTTGGTTTAACAACGATGTCTTGCCTGAAGCCAATCACATGGCATCGAATTTGAGAAGCGACATTGGCAGGCTACGCCCTGCTCTTCAGATTCAACCCGGCGTCTTCGTGGATGACATCCCCGGATACATCGTCTTAGTGGAAGACATTGACCACAAGACATCTAGGATCAAGGGTGCGGTGATATATGACCGCACCAATCAGAATCTAAATCGCACGATAACCGCCGATTCCGGAACAGTTGAATTCTCTCCTCGCGACGAAATGATCACGTTTCATCTAATGAGCGGACAAGTACACGAACAGGATCGCGACAACGCCCGTGATTATCGAATCTCTGCCTTTCGTTCGCAAACATTCAAAGTTGGAAATCTCGACACGCGATTGAAAGAAACCCAGCAGGACTATCGCGGTGACCGCGAGATGTCGGCGCCGCAGATGCTTGAGAAGGTGCACGCCTGGGAAAAGGAAATTGCCGACTATCGCAATGCCGTAGTACTCGACACTGATTCTTCACTCTTGACTGTATTGAGCGCGCCGGCAAAGTTCGTCGAAGGTGACAATCGCGGTGCCCGCGAGTGGCTCACCTACGCCGTCGGACAGTCCTATAACAAGATTGTTCAAATGACGCGGTTGTTCAAGACTCGGCGAACACAAATAGCGACGAACATCAAACTGATCTCCAAGTATGCAGTGGAGATTCATAAGAAATACTCACTTCCGGCGGCTTGTTTGGCGTTTATCCTGATTGGCGCGCCACTTGGTGTCGTAAGTCGCGGCGGCGGTATGGCGCTTTCAGTTGGTATCTCAATCGGTCTCTTCACAGTCTATTGGGCATTTCTCATCGGCGGTGAACAGCTTGCAGATAGATTGGTGATTCCGGCGTGGGTGGCAATGTGGACGGCAAACATTCTGATGGTAGGCGTCGGGTTGATTCTTATCTACTGGGTGCGAAGCGAGAAAAGTTTTCTGGCGGCACTGCAGACGATCTTCTGGCGGAGCAAGCGCAGTTGA
- a CDS encoding efflux RND transporter permease subunit has protein sequence MNDPYQIPDPSKMSLIDRIIAFCLDNKLVVLLVTLAVLVWGVIVAPFDWDIDFLPRDPVAVDAIPDIGENQQIVFTEWDGRSAQDIEDQITYPLTSALLGLPGVKTVRSYSYLGFSTIYIIFTDDVEFYWSRTRILEKLNSLPSEVLPPGVKPTLGPDATALGQVFWYTLEGRDPTGKATGGWDLHELRSIQDWSVRYTLQSAEGVAEVASIGGFVKEYQVDVNPSALRAFDVMLEDVFEAVRKSNIDVGAGTIEINNIEYTIRGVGFLKSVADLENSVIKQTNNLPVRIKDVATVSLGPAMRRGILDKGGAEVVGGVVVARFGENPLATIKNVKSKIAELSAGLPQKTLADGTISKVTVVPFYDRTGLIYETLGTLNSAIVDEIIVTIIVVLVMVMHLRSSLLISGLLPVAVFGSFIGMKLFGVDANVMALAGIAIAIGDIVDMGIVICENILRHFDEAPPGTSRRNIIFRATSEVGSAVLTTIATTVVSFLPVFTMIAAEGKMFKPLAYTKTFALVASVVVALTIVPALAHLMFSNPGKQKRSSRLIPIGLGVAGIVLISMWSLWLAGLMLIAIAGYMISKPMLSDSLQTKMPMYINYALALFVASILAKHWMPLGVGTGEFLNFIFVVLVVGGILALFLLFIKAYQPVLRWCLNNRLLFLSMPTALTIVGFIIWLGFDSIFGFMPNFIRSSSPYVAVNHAFPGTGKEFMPDLDEGSFLYMPTTMPHASIDEALSILQLQDKSFESIPEVESVVGKLGRVESSLDPAPTSMIETVISYKSEYLSDEDGNRLKFRFDEDSNAFVRDPSGELIPDDDGKPFRQWREHIRSTDDIWKEIVAAGKLVGVTSAPKFQPIAARIVMLQSGMRAPMGVKIKGPNLETVDAVGLEIEKLLKEVGSVEPATVVADRIVGNPYLEIEIDRDAIARYGLTIRDVQDVIEVALGGMPITTTVEGRERYPVRVRYQRELRNSIEEIARVLVATSDGKQIPLIQLASINYVRGPMMIRSEDTFLTGYVIFDKKPGSAEVDVVEEADEFLKAKIASGEFVIPSGVSYSFAGSYENQIRSEKTLLIVIPLALFIIFMLIYFQFRDVPVTMLVFTGIFVAWSGGFLMMWFYGQEWFFNFSLFGENVREFYNIKMYNLSVAVWVGFLALFGVATDDGVLISTYIKQVFKDKKPTSPAEIREAIILAGSRRIRPALMTVATTLLALIPILTASGKGSDVMIPMAIPSFGGMTIAIITVLTVPVLHSYVAEYRLKRGQEL, from the coding sequence TGCCGTCGATGCCATTCCCGACATCGGCGAGAATCAGCAGATCGTCTTCACCGAGTGGGATGGCCGCTCAGCACAAGATATTGAAGATCAGATCACATATCCGCTAACCTCGGCATTGCTGGGTCTACCCGGCGTCAAGACTGTTCGCAGCTACTCGTATCTCGGGTTTTCGACGATCTACATCATCTTCACCGACGATGTTGAGTTCTATTGGTCGCGAACGCGCATACTTGAGAAGCTAAACTCACTGCCCTCTGAAGTTCTCCCACCGGGTGTGAAGCCGACTCTCGGACCAGATGCAACTGCGTTGGGGCAGGTCTTCTGGTACACTCTTGAAGGTCGCGACCCTACTGGCAAGGCAACTGGCGGGTGGGATCTGCACGAACTGCGATCGATTCAGGATTGGTCCGTGCGCTATACTCTGCAATCAGCGGAAGGTGTTGCAGAGGTTGCTTCTATTGGCGGTTTCGTTAAAGAATATCAAGTCGATGTCAATCCCAGTGCCTTGCGCGCCTTCGATGTGATGCTCGAAGACGTCTTTGAAGCAGTGCGCAAATCCAATATCGATGTCGGCGCCGGAACGATCGAGATCAACAACATCGAGTACACGATTCGCGGCGTCGGATTTCTCAAAAGTGTCGCCGATCTCGAGAATTCAGTAATTAAGCAAACCAACAATCTACCGGTTCGCATCAAGGATGTTGCGACAGTCTCGCTTGGTCCAGCGATGCGCAGGGGAATTCTCGACAAGGGCGGGGCCGAAGTCGTCGGCGGTGTTGTGGTCGCGCGATTCGGAGAGAATCCGCTGGCGACAATCAAGAACGTCAAGAGCAAGATTGCCGAGCTATCCGCCGGATTGCCGCAGAAAACCTTGGCTGACGGCACAATCTCAAAAGTCACAGTTGTGCCATTCTATGACCGTACCGGCCTTATCTACGAGACCCTCGGCACACTCAACTCTGCTATCGTAGATGAGATCATCGTCACAATAATCGTTGTGCTGGTGATGGTGATGCACCTTCGCAGTTCGCTGCTGATATCGGGGCTGCTGCCGGTGGCTGTGTTTGGGTCATTCATCGGAATGAAGCTATTCGGTGTAGACGCAAACGTCATGGCGCTTGCGGGAATTGCGATTGCCATCGGCGACATTGTCGATATGGGGATTGTCATCTGCGAAAACATATTGCGCCACTTTGACGAAGCTCCTCCCGGAACGTCGCGACGCAACATTATCTTTAGAGCAACTTCAGAGGTCGGTTCAGCAGTTCTTACAACCATTGCAACCACGGTGGTTTCATTTCTGCCGGTCTTCACGATGATTGCCGCCGAAGGGAAGATGTTCAAGCCGCTGGCTTACACCAAGACATTCGCCCTGGTCGCATCGGTCGTTGTCGCGCTGACTATCGTTCCTGCGCTTGCGCACTTGATGTTCAGCAACCCCGGCAAGCAGAAACGAAGTTCGCGACTCATACCAATTGGGCTCGGCGTGGCGGGAATTGTATTGATTTCAATGTGGTCTCTTTGGTTGGCAGGATTGATGCTGATTGCAATCGCGGGTTACATGATCTCCAAACCAATGCTGTCCGACTCGCTTCAGACCAAAATGCCAATGTACATCAACTATGCTCTCGCGCTGTTTGTGGCGTCGATCCTTGCAAAGCACTGGATGCCGCTCGGAGTCGGCACCGGCGAATTCTTGAATTTTATTTTCGTCGTCTTGGTTGTAGGCGGAATACTTGCACTATTCCTATTGTTCATCAAGGCTTACCAGCCGGTACTGCGTTGGTGCTTGAACAACCGGCTATTGTTTCTCTCGATGCCGACCGCGTTGACGATTGTCGGATTTATCATTTGGCTCGGATTCGATTCCATATTTGGATTCATGCCGAACTTCATTCGTTCATCCTCGCCTTATGTAGCCGTGAACCACGCCTTTCCCGGAACCGGCAAGGAGTTCATGCCCGACCTCGATGAGGGCTCTTTCCTGTATATGCCGACGACAATGCCACACGCGTCGATTGACGAGGCGCTCAGCATACTGCAGCTTCAAGACAAATCCTTCGAGAGTATTCCGGAAGTCGAATCAGTAGTCGGCAAGTTGGGACGCGTCGAATCCTCGCTTGATCCTGCGCCAACGTCGATGATCGAAACCGTCATCAGCTACAAATCCGAGTACCTCAGCGATGAAGACGGTAACCGCCTCAAGTTTCGATTTGATGAAGACTCGAATGCCTTTGTCCGAGACCCAAGCGGCGAGCTGATTCCAGATGATGATGGCAAACCGTTTCGCCAATGGCGCGAACATATCCGCTCGACCGACGATATCTGGAAAGAAATTGTGGCCGCTGGAAAATTGGTCGGTGTCACGTCAGCGCCAAAATTTCAGCCGATTGCGGCACGCATTGTCATGTTGCAGTCTGGCATGCGCGCACCAATGGGAGTCAAGATCAAGGGGCCGAATCTCGAAACTGTCGATGCTGTAGGCTTGGAAATTGAGAAACTTCTCAAAGAAGTTGGCTCGGTAGAGCCTGCGACAGTCGTCGCCGACCGTATCGTCGGCAATCCATATCTCGAAATCGAAATTGATCGCGACGCGATTGCACGTTACGGTTTGACAATTCGCGATGTGCAGGATGTCATCGAGGTTGCTCTTGGCGGCATGCCGATTACTACCACCGTCGAGGGCCGCGAACGCTATCCGGTGCGGGTACGATATCAACGCGAGTTGCGAAATTCGATCGAGGAAATTGCTCGCGTACTGGTGGCAACATCAGATGGCAAACAGATTCCTTTGATCCAGTTGGCGAGCATCAACTACGTTCGCGGGCCGATGATGATCCGTTCCGAGGATACATTCCTCACCGGATATGTCATCTTCGACAAGAAACCCGGAAGTGCTGAAGTTGATGTTGTCGAGGAAGCCGACGAATTTCTGAAAGCGAAAATCGCTTCCGGCGAGTTCGTCATTCCGTCCGGTGTGAGTTATAGCTTTGCCGGAAGCTACGAGAACCAGATACGTTCCGAGAAGACACTTCTCATTGTGATCCCGCTCGCGTTGTTCATCATTTTCATGCTGATATATTTTCAGTTTCGGGACGTGCCGGTTACGATGCTGGTCTTCACCGGAATCTTTGTAGCGTGGTCGGGTGGATTCCTGATGATGTGGTTCTACGGGCAGGAATGGTTCTTCAACTTTTCGCTCTTTGGCGAGAATGTCCGCGAATTCTACAATATCAAGATGTACAATCTGTCCGTCGCAGTCTGGGTCGGTTTCCTCGCGCTTTTCGGCGTCGCTACCGATGACGGCGTTCTGATATCTACTTACATCAAGCAGGTGTTCAAGGACAAGAAACCAACCTCGCCGGCAGAGATACGTGAGGCGATAATCCTCGCCGGCTCCAGACGAATCCGTCCGGCATTGATGACCGTGGCGACAACTCTGCTGGCACTGATACCGATATTGACAGCTTCCGGCAAAGGCTCTGATGTGATGATTCCTATGGCGATACCGTCATTTGGTGGCATGACCATTGCAATCATCACAGTGCTAACCGTGCCGGTATTGCACAGCTATGTGGCGGAATATCGGCTCAAACGCGGCCAAGAGTTGTAG
- a CDS encoding HD-GYP domain-containing protein, giving the protein MLSQSEHLLKKRQEAGQPAFIPIHVESLRIDKILGFDIYIYVGRELVLYRSQTLPFTYENLERLRENNVQHIYIAHDSKAAYQRYIEENMSDILSDPKIEEVKKAEILYDTSKALIKDVLANPTYSENIKRSQGLVENTIDYILKGRDAFLSLMKITSFNYYTYTHSVNVATFSLALARQLGIDDRNELTVLGTGALLHDVGKSKVPERILTKRTSLNRSEFEIMKKHPGWGGDILRETDLIHEESYYPVLHHHERIDGSGYPFGLVEADMHPYSRIVAIADVFDALTTERVYQSAIETFSALKLMHGMKNNFDPQLLREFTVLMGPDSPGLRY; this is encoded by the coding sequence ATGCTCTCGCAATCAGAACATTTGCTGAAGAAGCGCCAGGAGGCTGGTCAGCCGGCGTTTATCCCCATTCATGTCGAATCGCTGCGAATCGACAAGATACTGGGATTCGATATCTACATCTACGTCGGCCGTGAACTGGTTTTGTATCGCTCGCAAACGCTTCCCTTTACCTATGAAAACCTCGAGCGACTGCGTGAGAACAATGTCCAGCATATCTACATCGCCCACGATTCCAAAGCGGCATACCAACGGTACATCGAAGAGAACATGTCGGACATCCTATCTGACCCCAAGATAGAAGAAGTCAAAAAAGCTGAGATTCTTTACGACACGTCGAAAGCGCTGATTAAGGACGTTCTCGCCAATCCGACTTACTCCGAGAACATCAAACGCAGTCAGGGGTTGGTCGAGAATACTATCGACTACATTCTCAAGGGGCGCGATGCGTTCTTGAGTCTGATGAAGATCACTTCGTTCAACTACTACACGTACACGCATTCAGTAAACGTGGCGACGTTCTCGTTAGCGCTGGCTCGACAACTCGGAATTGATGATCGAAACGAACTTACTGTGCTCGGAACCGGAGCGCTTCTGCATGATGTCGGCAAGAGCAAGGTACCGGAACGGATACTCACAAAGCGCACTTCGCTGAATCGCTCTGAATTTGAAATCATGAAGAAACATCCCGGTTGGGGCGGCGACATCTTGCGGGAAACAGATCTGATTCACGAGGAATCCTATTACCCGGTCCTGCATCACCACGAGCGAATCGACGGCTCAGGCTATCCATTCGGGCTGGTCGAGGCGGACATGCACCCTTACAGCCGGATAGTTGCCATCGCCGACGTCTTCGATGCACTTACTACGGAGCGAGTCTACCAATCAGCTATTGAGACATTTTCTGCTTTGAAGTTGATGCATGGAATGAAAAACAACTTTGACCCGCAACTGTTGCGCGAGTTCACTGTTCTTATGGGACCGGATAGTCCCGGCCTTCGCTACTAA
- a CDS encoding NADP-dependent isocitrate dehydrogenase, with the protein MSPYKTPDGKVLITLIPGDGIGPECVNSAKKMIEATGAPIAWEERAAGESVFKQGIPSGVTPETIESIKKTRLVLKGPLGTPIGYGEKSANVTLRKLFETYGNIRPAREIPGVTTPYTGRGVDLIVVRENVEDLYAGIEHMQTPGVAQCLKLISRKGCEKIVRLGFEVARAEGRKTVHCATKANIMKFTEGTLKRAFEAIAPEYPDIESYHIIIDNCAHQLVKKPEQFDVIITTNMNGDIISDLSSALIGGLGFAPSANLGTDIAIFEAVHGSAPKYAGKNVINPTAVVFSAVMMLRYMGLFTEAATIENAVLFTLEEGKVMPRDVVGDAKAASTTAYTDAIIANYGKKPSKVQIRDHKPIKMPDVSSRPDFVVAKTRKVVGLDLFVEWGKSVDALGKGMEAVLEGTPLKLKMVSSRGTKLYPSMGTITDTVDAFTCRILMRDAGKDMTDEVLAAIMQKMSGKFTWGHIEKLQIFDDKDGFTKAQGED; encoded by the coding sequence ATGTCACCGTACAAAACACCCGATGGTAAAGTACTAATCACCCTGATTCCCGGCGACGGTATCGGACCTGAGTGCGTTAACTCGGCGAAGAAAATGATCGAAGCTACAGGTGCTCCGATTGCCTGGGAAGAGCGCGCTGCCGGTGAAAGCGTTTTTAAGCAGGGTATCCCTTCCGGCGTTACTCCCGAAACGATCGAGTCGATCAAGAAGACGCGCCTCGTATTGAAGGGCCCCCTTGGCACGCCGATCGGTTATGGCGAGAAGAGCGCAAATGTCACACTGCGCAAACTGTTCGAAACCTACGGCAACATTCGTCCGGCGAGAGAAATTCCGGGAGTCACGACTCCATACACTGGCCGTGGCGTTGATCTTATTGTTGTTCGTGAAAATGTCGAAGATCTTTACGCCGGTATCGAGCATATGCAGACACCGGGCGTCGCTCAGTGTCTCAAGCTGATTTCGCGCAAAGGTTGCGAGAAGATCGTCCGCCTTGGATTTGAAGTTGCACGCGCCGAAGGCCGCAAGACCGTTCATTGCGCCACCAAAGCCAATATCATGAAGTTCACTGAAGGCACGCTTAAGCGCGCATTCGAGGCGATCGCACCAGAGTATCCGGATATCGAATCGTACCACATCATTATCGATAACTGCGCTCACCAGCTCGTTAAGAAGCCGGAACAGTTTGATGTCATCATCACGACCAACATGAATGGCGACATCATCAGCGACTTGAGCTCTGCATTGATCGGTGGACTTGGATTCGCCCCGTCGGCAAATCTCGGCACCGATATCGCCATCTTTGAAGCCGTTCACGGATCGGCGCCGAAGTATGCAGGCAAGAACGTCATCAATCCGACCGCGGTCGTGTTCTCCGCAGTGATGATGCTTCGGTACATGGGATTATTCACCGAAGCCGCAACGATTGAAAACGCCGTGCTCTTCACACTCGAGGAAGGCAAAGTCATGCCGCGCGATGTCGTCGGCGACGCCAAGGCTGCTTCGACCACTGCTTACACTGACGCGATCATTGCCAACTACGGCAAGAAACCGTCAAAGGTACAGATCCGCGACCATAAGCCGATCAAGATGCCCGATGTTTCCTCCAGACCAGATTTCGTGGTTGCCAAGACGCGCAAGGTCGTCGGACTTGACCTCTTCGTCGAATGGGGTAAATCAGTAGACGCACTCGGCAAAGGTATGGAAGCCGTCCTCGAAGGCACTCCGCTCAAGCTGAAGATGGTCTCCAGCCGCGGTACCAAGCTGTATCCTTCAATGGGAACGATCACCGACACGGTTGATGCCTTCACTTGTCGTATCTTAATGCGTGATGCCGGCAAGGACATGACCGACGAGGTACTCGCCGCGATTATGCAAAAGATGAGCGGCAAGTTCACATGGGGACATATTGAGAAGCTGCAAATCTTTGACGACAAGGATGGCTTCACCAAGGCCCAAGGCGAAGACTAA